One genomic region from Anopheles bellator chromosome 2, idAnoBellAS_SP24_06.2, whole genome shotgun sequence encodes:
- the LOC131206962 gene encoding fatty acid hydroxylase domain-containing protein 2-like — protein MNYLGFYESPVNLTVESFPQRLLDEPTEGNSSQNALERSWNALLDVIGDDPDTLYVWYLTIYSYGLFWTVGGLFVLMDLTNRPKFLRKYKTQRGANEPLDWDRFRQLVQTVLFNQIVFAIPSTYAVYHGRKLFSDTIPDVRVLPSLDEILRDMLVCILGWEIGFYYTHRLFHTSYFYQRFHKKHHEWRAPVALSAMYAHPLELVLSDLLPVYLGPAIMKCHLFTMVIWMTFVMWDTLGDHSGYHLPFLGSSEAHDYHHLTFNQCYGNFGWCDRLHGTSDEFRKKKQYRRHYRIFSFKSARELVPTKE, from the exons ATGAACTACTTAGGTTTTTACGAATCCCCGGTGAATCTAACGGTCGAATCCTTCCCGCAACGGTTGCTAGACGAACCTACGGAAGGGAACAGTTCGCAAAATGCGCTGGAACGATCGTGGAACGCACTGCTAGATGTGATTG GCGATGATCCGGATACACTGTACGTGTGGTATTTGACGATCTACTCCTACGGGCTGTTTTGGACTGTCGGTGGGCTGTTCGTGCTGATGGATCTCACAAACCGGCCCAAGTTCCTGCGGAAGTACAAAACCCAACGGGGTGCCAACGAACCGCTCGACTGGGACCGCTTCAGGCAGCTCGTCCAGACGGTGCTCTTCAACCAGATCGTGTTCGCCATTCCGAGCACATACGCTGTGTACCATGGCAGGAAGCTTTTCAGCGACACCATACCGGACGTGCGCGTGCTGCCCTCGTTAGACGAGATCCTGCGCGATATGCTCGTGTGCATCCTGGGCTGGGAAATTGGATTCTATTACACGCATCGCCTGTTCCACACCAGCTACTTTTATCAACGATTCCACAAGAAGCACCACGAATGGCGAGCGCCGGTGGCACTATCGGCCATGTATGCACATCCGCTCGAGCTCGTGCTCAGCGATCTGCTGCCCGTGTATCTCGGCCCAGCCATTATGAAGTGTCACCTGTTTACGATGGTCATTTGGATGACCTTCGTCATGTGGGATACCCTCGGAGATCATTCCGGTTATCATCTACCCTTCTTGGGTAGCTCCGAAGCACACGATTACCACCACCTAAC ATTCAATCAGTGCTACGGCAATTTCGGATGGTGCGATCGGCTGCACGGCACCAGCGACGAGTTTCGTAAAAAGAAGCAATATCGGAGGCATTACCGAATATTCAGCTTCAAGTCCGCCAGGGAGCTTGTACCGACGAAGGAGTAA
- the LOC131212599 gene encoding 26S proteasome non-ATPase regulatory subunit 1 isoform X2 — protein sequence MSDYLLTRVLPASHTMVNITSAAGIICLLDEPVSDLKVFALNKLNMIVDEFWPEISEAAEKIEMLHEDKGFSHHELAALVASKVYYHLGSFEDSLTYALGAGDLFDVNARSEYVDTIIAKCIDHYTQLRVAMVEAQEANREPKPIDTRLEAIVNRMIQRCLEDGQYKQALGIALETRRMDIVESSIMKADDVPGMLAYAFQVTMSFIQNRGFRNTVLRCLVGLYRNAGVPDFVNMCQCLIFLEDPLAVAEVLDGLTKDGDSAVLMAYQIAFDLYESATQQYLGQVLQALKATAPIPSALISNFKPQGTTGTGSAVEVKQEPKDEEEQPLIETKVERTLDSLNEAEKVHQKNIEKLASILSGEVSIELQLQFLIRSNHADLQILRATKEAVRVSICHTATVIANAFMHSGTTSDQFLRDNLEWLARATNWAKLTATASLGVIHRGHETDSLALMQSYLPKESGPSSGYSEGGGLYALGLIHANHGANIIDYLLQQLKDAQNENVRHGGCLGLGLAAMGTHRQDVYEQLKFNLYQDDAVTGEAAGIAMGMLMLGSKHAQAIEDMVSYAQETQHEKILRGLAVGISLTMYARLEEADALVASLSNDKDPVLRRSGMYTLAMAYCGTGHNQAIRKLLHVAVSDVNDDVRRAAVTAIGFILFRSPEQCPSVVSLLAESYNPHVRYGAAMALGIACAGTGSREAIALLEPMAKFDPVNFVRQGALIASAMILIQQTDQTCPKVTFFRQLYTQVITNKHEDVMAKYGAILAQGIIDAGGRNVTVSLQSRTGHTNLQAVVGMLVFTQYWYWFPLAHCLSLAFTPTCLIALNSDLKMPKIDLKSAARPSLYAYPAPLEEKKREEREKVTTAVLSIAARAKRREGDKKKDTSKMEVDEDTATSATKDEKPKEDTKTPSPAKEETKKKDKTVAAASPAPAGEEVTAAASATDKTTDKKVPKEPEPSFEILSNPARVMRQQLKVISIAEGTPYSPLKDVTIGGIVMMKHTAGGEQLLVEPVAACGPKNDDLKEPEAPEPFEYVEDDA from the exons ATGAGTGATTATTTGCTAACAAGAGTgcttccagccagccacaccATGGTGAACATCACCTCAGCTGCGGGCATCATTTGCCTGCTGGACGAACCTGTTTCCGACCTTAAAGTATTCGCCCTCAACAAGCTCAACATGATAGTGGACGAGTTCTGGCCGGAAATCTCGGAAGCGGCCGAAAAGATTGAAATGCTGCACGAGGACAAGGGCTTCTCGCACCACGAGCTGGCGGCGCTGGTTGCGTCGAAAGTGTACTATCACCTCGGTTCGTTTGAAGATTCCCTCACGTATGCGCTCGGTGCGGGAGATCTGTTCGATGTGAATGCACGCAGCGAGTACGTGGACACGATCATTGCCAAGTGCATCGATCACTACACCCAGCTGCGGGTGGCCATGGTGGAGGCGCAAGAAGCGAATCGCGAACCGAAACCTATCGACACCCGGCTGGAAGCGATCGTTAATCGTATGATTCAACGCTGCCTCGAGGACGGCCAGTACAAGCAAGCGCTCGGGATCGCACTGGAAACCCGCCGGATGGATATTGTGGAATCGTCGATCATGAAGGCGGACGATGTGCCCGGTATGCTGGCGTATGCGTTCCAGGTGACGATGAGCTTCATCCAGAACCGTGGCTTCCGCAATACGGTGCTCCGGTGTCTGGTGGGTCTGTACCGCAATGCCGGCGTTCCGGACTTCGTCAACATGTGCcaatgtttgattttccttGAGGAtccactggcggtggccgaggtgCTCGACGGTCTTACAAAGGACGGCGATTCGGCGGTCTTGATGGCGTACCAAATTGCCTTCGATCTGTACGAATCGGCCACTCAACAGTACCTTGGCCAGGTGCTGCAAGCCCTCAAGGCGACGGCCCCGATTCCCTCGGCTCTGATTTCGAACTTCAAACCCCAAGGCACCACGGGCACTGGTTCGGCGGTGGAAGTGAAACAGGAACCGAAAGACGAAGAGGAGCAGCCCCTGATCGAGACGAAAGTGGAACGCACTCTGGACAGTTTGAACGAAGCGGAAAAGGTGCATCAGAAGAACATCGAGAAACTGGCAAGCATTCTCTCCGGCGAAGTGTCGATCGAGCTGCAACTTCAGTTCCTGATTCGGAGTAACCACGCCGATCTGCAGATCCTGCGGGCCACCAAGGAAGCAGTGCGCGTTTCAATCTGCCATACGGCCACCGTTATCGCGAACGCCTTCATGCACAGTGGCACCACGAGCGATCAGTTTTTGCGTGACAATCTCGAGTGGTTGGCTCGCGCCACGAACTGGGCCAAACTAACGGCGACGGCTTCGCTCGGCGTAATCCACCGTGGACACGAGACGGACTCGTTGGCCCTGATGCAAAGCTATCTACCGAAGGAGAGCGGCCCTAGTTCGGGATACTCCGAAGGCGGCGGTCTGTACGCGCTCGGCCTTATTCACGCCAACCATGGGGCAAACATCATCGACTATCTTCTGCAACAGCTGAAGGATGCGCAGAATGAAAACGTCCGACACGGAGGATGCCTGGGGTTGGGACTGGCCGCGATGGGAACGCACCGGCAGGATGTGTACGAGCAGCTGAAGTTTAACCTTTACCAGGACGATGCGGTTACGGGTGAGGCAGCCGGCATTGCGATGGGAATGCTGATGCTGGGCTCGAAGCACGCGCAAGCGATCGAAGACATGGTTTCGTACGCGCAGGAGACGCAACACGAAAAGATTCTGCGTGGCCTGGCGGTAGGCATATCGCTGACGATGTATGCTCGTCTGGAGGAAGCGGATGCGCTGGTGGCCTCACTGTCGAACGACAAGGATCCGGTGCTGCGTCGCAGTGGCATGTACACCCTCGCGATGGCATACTGTGGAACGGGCCACAATCAGGCCATCCGCAAGTTGCTGCACGTGGCAGTGAGCGATGTGAACGATGACGTACGTCGTGCCGCCGTAACGGCCATCGGATTCATACTGTTCCGTTCGCCGGAACAGTGCCCTTCGGTTGTGTCGCTGCTCGCCGAATCCTACAATCCGCACGTTCGTTACGGAGCCGCGATGGCGTTGGGCATAGCATGTGCTGGAACCGGGTCGCGCGAAGCAATTGCCCTACTCGAACCGATGGCAAAGTTCGATCCGGTTAATTTTGTCCGCCAAGGTGCACTGATCGCATCGGCAATGATACTGATCCAGCAGACCGATCAAACCTGCCCGAAGGTAACATTCTTCCGCCAGCTGTACACGCAAGTGATCACCAACAAGCACGAGGACGTGATGGCAAAGTACGGTGCGATCCTGGCGCAAGGTATCATCGATGCCGGTGGCCGTAATGTGACCGTAAGTCTACAGTCCCGTACGGGCCACACGAACCTTCAGGCCGTGGTGGGAATGCTGGTGTTCACCCAGTACTGGTACTGGTTCCCGTTGGCGCACTGTTTGTCGCTCGCCTTCACACCCACCTGTCTGATTGCGCTCAACTCCGATCTGAAGATGCCGAAGATTGATTTGAAGTCGGCGGCCAGACCTTCGCTGTACGCCTATCCGGCACCGCTCGAGGAGAAGAAACGTGAGGAACGTGAAAAGGTGACTACGGCCGTTCTGTCGATCGCGGCCCGTGCCAAGCGTCGCGAGGGAGACAAGAAGAAGGACACT AGCAAGATGGAGGTAGATGAGGACACTGCTACGAGTGCTACGAAGGACGAAAAACCGAAGGAGGACACGAAAACTCCAAGCCCTGCAAAGGAAGAGACCAAGAAGAAAGATAAAACGGTTGCAGCTgcatcaccagcaccggcaggcGAGGAGGtgaccgcagcagcatcggccactGATAAAACGACAGACAAGAAGGTGCCGAAGGAACCGGAGCCAAGCTTTGAAATTCTATCGAATCCGGCCCGCGTTATGCGCCAGCAGCTCAAGGTGATCAGTATCGCGGAAGGAACGCCGTACAGCCCGCTGAAGGATGTGACGATTGGTGGCATCGTGATGATGAAGCACACGGCAGGCGGTGAGCAACTGCTGGTGGAACCGGTTGCCGCGTGCGGTCCGAAGAACGATGATCTTAaagaaccggaagcaccggaaccgttcGAGTACGTCGAAGATGATGCTTAA
- the LOC131210141 gene encoding cytochrome c oxidase assembly protein COX15 homolog, with protein sequence MLNCLRISSCLLRTGPNGCSKFAAFKTLGPSRSFVSSLLVKPGSPPILLRDATKCTGLLSGGRTLRACISRYCTKSNPPEKGSKAVGYWLLGCTGMVFVAVVLGGVTRLTESGLSMVTWKLLGEKMPRTNSEWAEEFEKYQQFPEFKLKNKDMTLQEFKLIWYMEYGHRMWGRAIGAFYALPAIYFWTRGYFTRPMKVRVLAFGALIGLQGLMGWYMVKSGLEDRFHEESDVPRVSQYRLASHLGFAFVLYALFLWSALDKLLPAQKLIGQIPAATFRFKGLAHATKAAVFFTALSGAFVAGLDAGLIYNSFPKMADRWIPSDILALSPTLRNFTENPTTVQFDHRVLGTATLTLITGMFLISRQRVLPPRAYRAATALAAMGWLQVVLGITTLLTYVPVPLAASHQSGSLILLSMAIWLTHELKLVKRLPK encoded by the exons ATGTTAAATTGTTTACGCATTTCATCCTGTTtgctccggaccggaccgaatgGGTGTAGTAAATTTGCGGCATTTAAAACACTCGGCCCGTCGAGGTCGTTTGTAAGCTCGCTTCTAGTCAAACCCGGATCTCCGCCTATTCTGCTCCGTGATGCAACGAAG TGCACTGGTCTGCTATCGGGCGGAAGGACACTCCGCGCTTGCATCAGCCGATACTGCACCAAATCGAATCCACCCGAGAAGGGCAGCAAAGCGGTGGGATACTGGCTTCTTGGATGCACAGGGATGGTTTTCGTGGCCGTTGTGCTAG GCGGAGTGACTCGATTAACCGAATCGGGCCTATCGATGGTCACCTGGAAATTGCTTGGTGAGAAGATGCCCCGAACGAACAGCGAATGGGCCGAGGAGTTTGAAAAGTACCAACAGTTTCCGGAATTCAAACT GAAAAATAAAGACATGACTCTGCAGGAGTTTAAACTGATCTGGTACATGGAGTACGGTCACCGTATGTGGGGCCGTGCCATCGGAGCGTTCTACGCCCTGCCCGCGATCTACTTCTGGACCAGAGGTTACTTTACGCGCCCAATGAAAGTGCGGGTGCTTGCGTTCGGCGCACTGATCGGACTGCAAGGTCTGATGGGCTGGTACATGGTAAAGTCCGGTCTCGAGGATAGATTCCACGAAGAGAGCGACGTGCCGCGGGTCTCACAGTACCGATTGGCTTCCCATCTCGGGTTCGCGTTCGTCCTGTACGCTCTGTTCCTTTGGTCAGCACTCGACAAGCTACTGCCGGCACAAAAACTGATCGGCCAAATCCCGGCCGCCACATTCCGCTTCAAGGGACTCGCACATGCCACGAAAGCAGCCGTCTTTTTCACCGCACTATCCGGAGCGTTCGTAGCCGGACTGGACGCAGGTCTTATCTATAACTCGTTCCCGAAGATGGCTGACCGCTGGATACCGAGCGACATTCTGGCCCTCTCGCCGACGCTTCGCAACTTTACCGAGAACCCAACCACGGTTCAGTTCGATCATCGGGTGCTTGGAACGGCTACTTTAACGCTGATCACCGGGATGTTTTTGATTTCACGCCAACGGGTGCTACCGCCGCGTGCCTACCGTGCAGCCACAGCTTTGGCCGCCATGGGCTGGCTACAGGTTGTACTGGGGATCACCACACTCCTAACGTACGTGCCCGTTCCGCTGGCAGCCAGCCATCAGTCCGGTTCGTTGATACTGCTCTCGATGGCCATCTGGTTAACGCACGAGCTGAAACTTGTCAAGCGATTACCGAAATAA
- the LOC131210375 gene encoding uncharacterized protein LOC131210375 yields MIENTGMVLPAVLECHQYTVKSDMPGTFLSYVIKHKSALIDSVKLLPKDEATKEVELALTFMQHYMNLEDDGLLDEPQAKHRVLIDRRKSLFEILLDLHSAMRATCVGFSLYFYGDNPIAGDFINLLLQFQGFAASDEQLTVTSEISLALAYCTMVVFESSDLESASDRLALAWSTNCAPWTIRNVLIQESVKDEFVELVRSKLKPFTESQKRFLQGPLERGINAANQLGAQLVQSASDESPTKPTLAFVPGVQFLLPQGSPLKATMSAAIVVLDVFRTAKEAVALVNRNHGGSVSLWTEDLSLTFEVAYGLRCGTVWVNSYAELNPECPYTFRAQDFTYGSEYAICEKKVKTVFAPTASTPVNDTETSRKAIQSLGTYEPDARLYRSHTVLVKQGVHYEIIKLRADLELYGLRLAIVDNFWNSYVPLDEKDRRQVLDTVHNQRKVICIPFGVTFAN; encoded by the exons ATGATTGAGAACACAGGAATGGTG CTTCCCGCCGTGCTGGAGTGCCACCAGTACACGGTAAAATCGGACATGCCCGGTACATTCCTGAGCTATGTGATTAAGCACAAGAGCGCGCTTATCGATTCGGTGAAGCTGCTCCCGAAAGATGAAGCTACGAAAGAGGTCGAGCTGGCATTGACCTTTATGCAACACTACATGAATCTGGAGGATGATGGTCTTCTCGATGAACCGCAAGCAAAGCACCGGGTGCTGATCGATCGCCGTAAATCTCTGTTCGAAATACTGCTCGATCTGCACTCCGCCATGAGGGCCACTTGCGTCGGTTTCTCACTGTATTTTTACGGCGATAATCCCATTGCCGGCGACTTCATCAATTTGTTGCTGCAGTTCCAGGGTTTCGCCGCCTCCGACGAGCAGCTAACCGTGACGTCCGAAATTTCGCTTGCTTTGGCTTACTGCACAATGGTGGTGTTCGAATCGAGCGATCTTGAGTCGGCCAGCGATCGATTGGCTCTCGCATGGTCCACCAACTGTGCACCGTGGACTATCCGCAACGTGCTGATCCAGGAATCAGTTAAGGATGAATTTGTCGAGCTGGTCCGGTCGAAGTTGAAACCGTTCACGGAAAGCCAAAAACGTTTTCTGCAGGGTCCGCTTGAGCGAGGAATCAATGCAGCGAACCAACTGGGGGCTCAGCTGGTACAGAGCGCGTCCGATGAGAGTCCTACCAAACCAACGCTTGCCTTCGTGCCGGGAGTTCAGTTTTTGCTGCCACAGGGCAGCCCGTTGAAGGCAACCATGTCTGCTGCGATTGTGGTGCTGGACGTTTTTCGCACTGCCAAGGAAGCAGTTGCATTGGTGAACCGCAACCACGGTGGATCGGTGTCCCTTTGGACGGAGGACCTGTCGCTGACGTTCGAGGTTGCGTACGGATTGCGCTGTGGAACCGTTTGGGTGAACAGCTACGCCGAACTAAACCCCGAGTGTCCGTACACATTCCGCGCGCAAGATTTCACGTACGGTTCGGAGTACGCCATTTGCGAGAAGAAGGTAAAGACAGTGTTTGCACCAACGGCTAGCACACCGGTGAACGATACCGAGACAAGCAGAAAGGCCATCCAGAGTCTCGGAACGTATGAGCCGGATGCGCGTCTCTATCGGAGCCACACCGTGCTGGTGAAGCAGGGTGTCCATTATGAAATTATCAAATTACGGGCGGACTTGGAATTGTACGGCCTTCGCTTGGCGATAGTAGATAACTTTTGGAATTCGTACGTTCCGCTGGATGAGAAGGATAGACGCCAGGTGCTAGACACCGTGCACAACCAGCGCAAAGTTATCTGCATTCCGTTCGGAGTTACCTTCGCCAACTGA
- the LOC131206963 gene encoding fatty acid hydroxylase domain-containing protein 2-like, translating into MEFPLSVNFVNNTNSSIPNESPCSSETVVHRSNFIESKWNQLLDVIGDDPDVLYVWFLTAYSYSLFWLIGSLFTAMDLTGRPRALRKYKVQPGTNEPLSWDRFKQLVRNVLRNQLVFGIPTSYLMYHGRKLFPTEIPPLRILPTPYVIVRDMLVCILTWEIGYYYTHRMLHHRLMYRHFHKQHHEWRSPVALAAMYSHPVEYVLSDLVPVYLGPALMTCHLFTMLIWLTYVIVDTLVDHSDYHLPFLASSEFHDYHHFNFNQCFGNSGLWDLVHGTAKEFLKKKQFKRHRRLLGFKSAHECIPDKSN; encoded by the exons ATGGAGTTCCCGCTTTCCGTTAATTTTGTGAACAATACGAACAGTTCCATCCCGAATGAGTCACCATGCAGCAGTGAGACAGTTGTGCACAGATCGAACTTTATCGAAAGCAAATGGAACCAGCTTCTGGATGTGATCG gcgATGATCCCGACGTGCTGTACGTGTGGTTCCTGACGGCCTACTCGTACTCCCTGTTCTGGCTCATCGGATCACTGTTCACGGCCATGGATCTTACCGGAAGGCCACGTGCCCTCCGCAAATACAAGGTCCAGCCGGGAACCAACGAACCGCTGTCGTGGGATCGGTTTAAACAGCTCGTGAGAAATGTGCTGCGCAATCAGCTAGTGTTCGGTATTCCTACGTCCTACCTGATGTACCATGGCCGGAAGCTGTTTCCCACCGAGATCCCGCCCCTGCGAATACTACCAACGCCGTACGTCATCGTACGGGATATGTTGGTGTGCATCCTCACTTGGGAAATCGGCTACTATTATACGCACCGGATGCTGCACCATCGGCTTATGTACCGACATTTCCACAAGCAGCACCACGAGTGGCGTTCGCCCGTTGCCCTTGCCGCCATGTACTCCCATCCGGTCGAGTACGTATTGAGCGATCTAGTTCCCGTGTATCTCGGCCCAGCCCTCATGACCTGCCACTTGTTTACCATGCTTATCTGGCTCACGTACGTCATCGTGGACACGCTGGTCGATCATTCGGACTACCATCTGCCGTTCTTGGCGAGCTCGGAGTTTCACGACTACCATCACTTCAA CTTCAACCAGTGTTTTGGGAATTCCGGACTATGGGACCTTGTCCACGGTACGGCGAAAgagtttttgaagaaaaagcAGTTTAAACGACATCGGCGACTGCTTGGATTCAAGTCAGCGCACGAGTGCATACCGGATAAGTCCAACTAG
- the LOC131212599 gene encoding 26S proteasome non-ATPase regulatory subunit 1 isoform X1, protein MSDYLLTRVLPASHTMVNITSAAGIICLLDEPVSDLKVFALNKLNMIVDEFWPEISEAAEKIEMLHEDKGFSHHELAALVASKVYYHLGSFEDSLTYALGAGDLFDVNARSEYVDTIIAKCIDHYTQLRVAMVEAQEANREPKPIDTRLEAIVNRMIQRCLEDGQYKQALGIALETRRMDIVESSIMKADDVPGMLAYAFQVTMSFIQNRGFRNTVLRCLVGLYRNAGVPDFVNMCQCLIFLEDPLAVAEVLDGLTKDGDSAVLMAYQIAFDLYESATQQYLGQVLQALKATAPIPSALISNFKPQGTTGTGSAVEVKQEPKDEEEQPLIETKVERTLDSLNEAEKVHQKNIEKLASILSGEVSIELQLQFLIRSNHADLQILRATKEAVRVSICHTATVIANAFMHSGTTSDQFLRDNLEWLARATNWAKLTATASLGVIHRGHETDSLALMQSYLPKESGPSSGYSEGGGLYALGLIHANHGANIIDYLLQQLKDAQNENVRHGGCLGLGLAAMGTHRQDVYEQLKFNLYQDDAVTGEAAGIAMGMLMLGSKHAQAIEDMVSYAQETQHEKILRGLAVGISLTMYARLEEADALVASLSNDKDPVLRRSGMYTLAMAYCGTGHNQAIRKLLHVAVSDVNDDVRRAAVTAIGFILFRSPEQCPSVVSLLAESYNPHVRYGAAMALGIACAGTGSREAIALLEPMAKFDPVNFVRQGALIASAMILIQQTDQTCPKVTFFRQLYTQVITNKHEDVMAKYGAILAQGIIDAGGRNVTVSLQSRTGHTNLQAVVGMLVFTQYWYWFPLAHCLSLAFTPTCLIALNSDLKMPKIDLKSAARPSLYAYPAPLEEKKREEREKVTTAVLSIAARAKRREGDKKKDTASASAASPSGSTSESKMEVDEDTATSATKDEKPKEDTKTPSPAKEETKKKDKTVAAASPAPAGEEVTAAASATDKTTDKKVPKEPEPSFEILSNPARVMRQQLKVISIAEGTPYSPLKDVTIGGIVMMKHTAGGEQLLVEPVAACGPKNDDLKEPEAPEPFEYVEDDA, encoded by the coding sequence ATGAGTGATTATTTGCTAACAAGAGTgcttccagccagccacaccATGGTGAACATCACCTCAGCTGCGGGCATCATTTGCCTGCTGGACGAACCTGTTTCCGACCTTAAAGTATTCGCCCTCAACAAGCTCAACATGATAGTGGACGAGTTCTGGCCGGAAATCTCGGAAGCGGCCGAAAAGATTGAAATGCTGCACGAGGACAAGGGCTTCTCGCACCACGAGCTGGCGGCGCTGGTTGCGTCGAAAGTGTACTATCACCTCGGTTCGTTTGAAGATTCCCTCACGTATGCGCTCGGTGCGGGAGATCTGTTCGATGTGAATGCACGCAGCGAGTACGTGGACACGATCATTGCCAAGTGCATCGATCACTACACCCAGCTGCGGGTGGCCATGGTGGAGGCGCAAGAAGCGAATCGCGAACCGAAACCTATCGACACCCGGCTGGAAGCGATCGTTAATCGTATGATTCAACGCTGCCTCGAGGACGGCCAGTACAAGCAAGCGCTCGGGATCGCACTGGAAACCCGCCGGATGGATATTGTGGAATCGTCGATCATGAAGGCGGACGATGTGCCCGGTATGCTGGCGTATGCGTTCCAGGTGACGATGAGCTTCATCCAGAACCGTGGCTTCCGCAATACGGTGCTCCGGTGTCTGGTGGGTCTGTACCGCAATGCCGGCGTTCCGGACTTCGTCAACATGTGCcaatgtttgattttccttGAGGAtccactggcggtggccgaggtgCTCGACGGTCTTACAAAGGACGGCGATTCGGCGGTCTTGATGGCGTACCAAATTGCCTTCGATCTGTACGAATCGGCCACTCAACAGTACCTTGGCCAGGTGCTGCAAGCCCTCAAGGCGACGGCCCCGATTCCCTCGGCTCTGATTTCGAACTTCAAACCCCAAGGCACCACGGGCACTGGTTCGGCGGTGGAAGTGAAACAGGAACCGAAAGACGAAGAGGAGCAGCCCCTGATCGAGACGAAAGTGGAACGCACTCTGGACAGTTTGAACGAAGCGGAAAAGGTGCATCAGAAGAACATCGAGAAACTGGCAAGCATTCTCTCCGGCGAAGTGTCGATCGAGCTGCAACTTCAGTTCCTGATTCGGAGTAACCACGCCGATCTGCAGATCCTGCGGGCCACCAAGGAAGCAGTGCGCGTTTCAATCTGCCATACGGCCACCGTTATCGCGAACGCCTTCATGCACAGTGGCACCACGAGCGATCAGTTTTTGCGTGACAATCTCGAGTGGTTGGCTCGCGCCACGAACTGGGCCAAACTAACGGCGACGGCTTCGCTCGGCGTAATCCACCGTGGACACGAGACGGACTCGTTGGCCCTGATGCAAAGCTATCTACCGAAGGAGAGCGGCCCTAGTTCGGGATACTCCGAAGGCGGCGGTCTGTACGCGCTCGGCCTTATTCACGCCAACCATGGGGCAAACATCATCGACTATCTTCTGCAACAGCTGAAGGATGCGCAGAATGAAAACGTCCGACACGGAGGATGCCTGGGGTTGGGACTGGCCGCGATGGGAACGCACCGGCAGGATGTGTACGAGCAGCTGAAGTTTAACCTTTACCAGGACGATGCGGTTACGGGTGAGGCAGCCGGCATTGCGATGGGAATGCTGATGCTGGGCTCGAAGCACGCGCAAGCGATCGAAGACATGGTTTCGTACGCGCAGGAGACGCAACACGAAAAGATTCTGCGTGGCCTGGCGGTAGGCATATCGCTGACGATGTATGCTCGTCTGGAGGAAGCGGATGCGCTGGTGGCCTCACTGTCGAACGACAAGGATCCGGTGCTGCGTCGCAGTGGCATGTACACCCTCGCGATGGCATACTGTGGAACGGGCCACAATCAGGCCATCCGCAAGTTGCTGCACGTGGCAGTGAGCGATGTGAACGATGACGTACGTCGTGCCGCCGTAACGGCCATCGGATTCATACTGTTCCGTTCGCCGGAACAGTGCCCTTCGGTTGTGTCGCTGCTCGCCGAATCCTACAATCCGCACGTTCGTTACGGAGCCGCGATGGCGTTGGGCATAGCATGTGCTGGAACCGGGTCGCGCGAAGCAATTGCCCTACTCGAACCGATGGCAAAGTTCGATCCGGTTAATTTTGTCCGCCAAGGTGCACTGATCGCATCGGCAATGATACTGATCCAGCAGACCGATCAAACCTGCCCGAAGGTAACATTCTTCCGCCAGCTGTACACGCAAGTGATCACCAACAAGCACGAGGACGTGATGGCAAAGTACGGTGCGATCCTGGCGCAAGGTATCATCGATGCCGGTGGCCGTAATGTGACCGTAAGTCTACAGTCCCGTACGGGCCACACGAACCTTCAGGCCGTGGTGGGAATGCTGGTGTTCACCCAGTACTGGTACTGGTTCCCGTTGGCGCACTGTTTGTCGCTCGCCTTCACACCCACCTGTCTGATTGCGCTCAACTCCGATCTGAAGATGCCGAAGATTGATTTGAAGTCGGCGGCCAGACCTTCGCTGTACGCCTATCCGGCACCGCTCGAGGAGAAGAAACGTGAGGAACGTGAAAAGGTGACTACGGCCGTTCTGTCGATCGCGGCCCGTGCCAAGCGTCGCGAGGGAGACAAGAAGAAGGACACTGCCTCTGCTTCCGCTGCTTCCCCGAGCGGATCCACCAGTGAGAGCAAGATGGAGGTAGATGAGGACACTGCTACGAGTGCTACGAAGGACGAAAAACCGAAGGAGGACACGAAAACTCCAAGCCCTGCAAAGGAAGAGACCAAGAAGAAAGATAAAACGGTTGCAGCTgcatcaccagcaccggcaggcGAGGAGGtgaccgcagcagcatcggccactGATAAAACGACAGACAAGAAGGTGCCGAAGGAACCGGAGCCAAGCTTTGAAATTCTATCGAATCCGGCCCGCGTTATGCGCCAGCAGCTCAAGGTGATCAGTATCGCGGAAGGAACGCCGTACAGCCCGCTGAAGGATGTGACGATTGGTGGCATCGTGATGATGAAGCACACGGCAGGCGGTGAGCAACTGCTGGTGGAACCGGTTGCCGCGTGCGGTCCGAAGAACGATGATCTTAaagaaccggaagcaccggaaccgttcGAGTACGTCGAAGATGATGCTTAA